The Myripristis murdjan chromosome 17, fMyrMur1.1, whole genome shotgun sequence DNA segment CAGAACAAACAGAAACTGTGTCTTACTTATCCTTATATACTTCCGACTGACTTTATTTCAACTACTACACCATCGTGTTGTAGTTTTACAcgacatttttcaaaaactgaattCAGTCTAAGACAACAAATGATGAGTTTCAGGTAGCACTAACCTCAGAGGGGTAGTCACTGGGGAAGGGGTGAGGGAGAGTGGGGGAGGCAGCAAATGGTGGAGGAGAAATGACCTTCCTTTCCTCCAGCTGGGATATCAGCTCCTGCCGACGACGGTGCAGGTAGTCCAGACTGGGCTGGGAACGGCCATACGGTGGCTCCTAATGGGCACAAGCATATACACAGGTGATTAACTTATTGTCACCTAACATACTTGTTTTGTCAGTTACAGGAAAGCACTCTAAAGAGTGGAGTTCTCCAAAGACTGGTAAACAAGGGAACCAGAGAAAACAGTTAAAGAGAAAAATCAGACTTACCCTGGGATAAGGCCTCATGGGTGGAGGCTGGGCACCCGGTGGGTAGTAGCCGTCTGGTGGGTACCTGTCCCGTGCAGTGGGCTCGGAGTGGTAGAGTGAGCCACCCTGTCCTGCAGATGGTGGAGGTACATCCAGAGGTGCAGGACTCATCCTGACCAGGTCGTCCCTCTGAGATGGGTAAGGCTGGGGGGGAGGAGGCGGGCCAGGGTAGGGGCCATGGCGACCCCTGGTGTCATAGTGTGGAGGGGGAGGATAGGAAAAGGGTGGGCCAGAGTGAGGGGCCTGGTAAGGGCGCTCTGGAGGGCCATAGCCAGGATAGGGCTCCTGGTAAGGGGGTCCTGCAGACTCattggggggtggagggttgcGGACATAACCTCGGACGTACTGTGGTGGTTGCTGGTATGTGTAACCTGTGAAATTGAACAGAGGACTCATTAATAtcaattttccaacttttttaAACTAAGTATCATATGGTTACGGAATtgtgcagtgaaaataaaaagcatttcTTAAACAAACATACGTAGAAATGTGTAGTTACAGTTAATGTGATCCTCACCTGCAGGGTACTGTGAGGGCTCGTATTGTGATGCAGATGGTGGTGGGCGAGTGTCAGGGTAGTACATCTCAggtagctgctgctgctgggagtaCATTGGTGAACCTCTGGGTAACACGGACATCTGCTTCACCCCGGGGAGGTGGTCTCCTGGCATCCTAGGGTGGGCCATGGCATGGGGTGGCAGAGGCATACCAGATTTGGGTAATGGATCCAGACtataagaataaatatgttaGATCAAAAAAGATTAATAGATATCactgacaaacagagagacatgaataaacaaatcaatcaatcacaaaCATGTCAATACAATGAGGAAAAGTGGTTAAAAATGACAATACCTGTACAGCATTTCTGTTTAAGAATAGCTCATGTGGACATATATTTTATAAAACGTCATTAATATTAGAGTACTCATTAAAATAACTGATACTTGCAGGCcaattattaattcatttttctttctgtgggGGAATTGTTCTAACTTTGCATTCATTTAGCTGGGGAGGGTCACTGCATCCAAAAATGACAGTCAAGGAAATACTGTACTCACGATTCAGGTGGTGATCCTGGTGCACTCGGACTTCCCCCCTCGATCTTAGGCTTACGCAGCAGATCATATGGTCCTGTGTCAGCGCCACGAGCAATAAGCTGGGGCAGGGTGGGCCCACCACTCCCATTGGTGAGTGGGGAAGGCTTCCGGGTCACTGCTACATCTAGGGAAAGGCCCTCATCTGGCATGAGACCTCCTGAGCCAGGGAGGCGAGCCGCCAGGCGCTTATTCATCTTACGatacctgacaaacacacaaagtagtTAAACTGTGTACAAAATCATCTAAATGTATAGCTGTATATGGTCTACAACTCGGTGTTGTTATCATGTCTGTAAAACTTCAGGAGAAGAGGAATATGTTTTCATTACAACTGCAGCACCTTAAAGAattctgaaaaatgtttatgtaGATATTTGTCAGACTCACTTCTCTAGCTCTTCCTGAGAGTGAGCAAAGGTGCAGCTGGCTCCGCGTGGACAGCCTCCCTTCTGTTTCATATCACGACACATGTACGTTTTGTATTTGCTGTGCTGAGGAGGCTAAGCAGAGATAAAGTCGGAATTACATACAGAACAAAATCTGGACTTTTTTTCAAAAGTGAATACAGCAGAACAGGCTTTCAAAAATACCATTAGTACCATTAGGTCTCTAGGACTGATCAAATTTTCAAATTGTAATGACCACTAGTGGCATCTGGCATTCTATAGTATGGTATCCTGATCATTATTCTTGATCTGATAGCACTGTAGAATGAAGTATCGTGACAGCCCATGACAGCATAAAAAAGCCTTCCATAGAGGCTACCATTTTGAGggtgtaaaatgtaaacaactaaaaaaaaacaaaaaagccaatgGCATAACCATTGATTGCAGTTTTTACTTTCTACTcaagtttcttttattttaaaaaataatgcaaaattaTCCAAGATAACTACATCAAATTTGACAAATCAATCTTCCACCTGTGTTTGAGGAACTGAGTTAACTGTGGCAGATTATCAAGATAATTTGAAATGGTCACCATCATATTAGCctgatttttttatgtgatgCATGAAGAATGGTGCGAAGCTTAGAAAGGAAAACAGACCTGTTGAGGGTCAGCTCCTTTCTTGCTGTGGTTCTGGATGAAGTCCACCAGGCCATGCACCACAGTCTTTACTGCTACCAAACCCTTCTCTAACTGCTCCCATGTTGGAGGAGGAGCATCTgtggagacaaagaggaaggataaatgagaaaaatagACAATTTATGTTAATATTTCTACTTCTGTTAAAATAAAGCTTGTTTCTCACCAGGACTGGGGTCAATGTTGGCCAGTAGCTCCAGGTGGGGTCGCAGTCTGTTGAGGTTGGCTGGGTCTCCTGTCCTCTGCAGCGCGATAGTCAGCTCCTGGACACTCTGGGCAAAAGATGCCGGGGTCTGCAGCTACATAAAAAGTAGACAAGGAGTTAATGCTATGGTAGTTTCTGTAACCAGCTGAGATATACTTAATCATGACAAGCTGCAAATAGCTAcatacagcaaaacacacagctaATTCTctgaaatatgcaaataaacatttcCTTCTCTTAtctaaaaacaaattcataCACACCTTATCTATGATAGACTGCATGTGTGACTTGTGAGACTGATCTCCATATAACAAGGATGACCACTGGTCAGGGGCAATGCGAAGCCCACCCTCCATTGCAATCTGAACAATCTGAGAGTCATGCTCACGCCGCAGGGCCTCATAGGTACGGAACTCCTCCTTGAGCTGCATTAGGGATGAATCTTCGTCACGCTTGGTCACCTAGGGAACccgaagagaaggaggaaagaTTAAGTTAgactgtgtttgtttacatttggtcTGTCAGGTTTTCACCATTGGGAAAGCATTTGAAACTATTGCCTATGTCTTATGATGACTTCCTAACAGCAGCCAGGCAATGTATGATCTTTGCAAGGAGCTACTCTGCTTGATTCAGACTCTGTGGAACTTAAtaagcaaaaatgttaaaacttAAGTTTAGTTTATTATAGTGCCATGCATCACAAATGATGTCCAACCCATATAGGCTTACAGGACTTACACACACTATCACAGCAAGTGTGAGGCCAAACCATCCAATAAACAGTTCTTTCATAGATAAGAAAAGACTCCTCATGCAAGCATCCAAAGGTACAAACTGTGCTATGTCAACCCAGGAAGAAGACAGGTAAATAAACAACTgaatattattgttaatatctcaaaaacaaaaaaaaacaaaaaaaaaaaaaaacaaacaggtatTTCTTGTTATGTATTGCCAGGCAAGCACTGAGTTAACAGGGTCCCACAGAGGAGCAAGACCACTCAACCTGAGCTATTTGGCACATGTGTCAAATACATGCATtaaatttctttgttttcagataCGGATGGGATGATGAATGATGTCATTGGCGATTGGTGACCTTGAACCTACCTTGAAGCAGGAGGCCCTGTACAGAAGCTGCACCACATGGCCTATGCTAGTCTTAGAGGCCTGCGGGAAGCGTGGCTCAAGCCTTTGGACCACAAAGAGAACCAACACCTTCCTAGACAGAGCCGAGCCATCCTCCAGAGCTAGGAGAACCAACTTCAGAGCCTCTTCTTGCATGGCTGAGAGAGAAATAGTAAACGTTATGAGTAATAGCTGATTTATGCCACATAAACAGTACAAAAGCTAGCATTGACTGAGGAGCTAAGCAGGAGTTATTTCTCAAAAGTGCCTAGGGCTGACCATTCGCAGCAGGGAATGAAAAGCTATCTACCTGGCCCAAGAAACTGACAGCCTCGCGCACGGACAGCAGCCCACAGATTGGAGGAGAGCTGCTGTGGATTCTGGTGCTGCAGGATGAGCTCCGTGACCGTACGCTCACCCAGAGAGCGGGCAGCTCTCATGGCTCTAACACggccttcctcctccaccagctggcagTGGACCAAGGTTACCAACTTCCTCTGCATAGGCCGACTCAGCATGCTCTGGGCTGTGCTGCTCAGACCCACACCTGGCAAGAGGGCAGACAGGGTGAACATACATATAAGACTATAAAGTGCAGTGTGCTTGAGGCTTCTCTTCAGCAGTTTTAGCTGGATGGTCTACATTTGCTTCTTTCGGAGGAacaataaggggaaaaaaatccactgacTTTACACCTTTGTAGTAACTGGGAATACAATTTTCTTGAAGGGCATAAGGAGGTCACTAATGATATATGAATATTAAAGAAACGCTCACCACACCACCACTACATTTAAGAGGGATAATAATTTGACACTATTTGCCTTAAATTATTGTTCATTTTGGCACTGACcctcttatttcttttttttttttttaatgaaacagaTGCATTAATGAGCTTTCCAAAGTTGCTCTGCTATGCTAATGCAATCACTGAGCACAGCTACCAACCAGAACTAAGGTCAGGAAAAGACTGTGttgcatttacaataaaattagTTCTGCTTTTTAAGTTCTTCATGGAATCAAGGGTTTAACAGATACTTGGCAACCTTCCCAATCAAACAAGCTGAGTTTCAACCTCAAGACGCTTAAAACCCTACACATATAAGCTATTTAATGCATTTTGCCACTACATTTAAATGGTGGCGAATGCCATAATTTATGATCAAATAATGGAACAACAATAAACTACCACATTTAGATGCTTTTATTGTACCTCTGATGTTAAAACAGTCAATTCAACGATCTGACCTACTTACCATATGTAGTAAAGTGTCAACAGATTATATGAAAGGGGGAAGAGGAAACTACATAGGGATCAAAGGTGCATATATTTGTATGTACCTCTGGTGTTGCTGAGGGGTTTGAGGTAGAGGGCCAGCTCCTCCACACACTGTCTGGCCTCCTCATAATGCTGCGAGTCCTCTGAACTGGTGATCAAGGCGACCGGCTGGGCCTTAGGAACCTGCAGTAGAGACATGATTAAGACAAAGCTGGAAGGGCCATATACTACAGCAATATCTGAAAACCTTTAGTGCACTGAAATCCCAGTGTTGCTGTACTGTGAGTAACAGAACACTTTTACAAAACACCATCAAAATGTTCCTGGATTGCCCAATGCAGTAGCTGGAACAGACAGCCTTGTGAACAGTTGAGCAGTGTACCCACTGATAAAATGTCAAAGTACTtatgtgtttgagtttgtctgtgtgtgagagcctatttttgacatgaaaaaaaaaaaaaacagcagaggcgAATTGCTTCATTATATGTACAATAAAAAGGCTGTAACCTTGTACAGGAAGTCAGATCAAATCATACTATTAATGGATAATTCTTGTTCCC contains these protein-coding regions:
- the rc3h1b gene encoding roquin-1; its protein translation is MPVQAPQWTEFLQCPICTQTFEETVRRPISLGCGHTVCKMCLNKLHRKACPFDQTAISTDIEQLPVNTALLQLVGGQVPKAQPVALITSSEDSQHYEEARQCVEELALYLKPLSNTRGVGLSSTAQSMLSRPMQRKLVTLVHCQLVEEEGRVRAMRAARSLGERTVTELILQHQNPQQLSSNLWAAVRARGCQFLGPAMQEEALKLVLLALEDGSALSRKVLVLFVVQRLEPRFPQASKTSIGHVVQLLYRASCFKVTKRDEDSSLMQLKEEFRTYEALRREHDSQIVQIAMEGGLRIAPDQWSSLLYGDQSHKSHMQSIIDKLQTPASFAQSVQELTIALQRTGDPANLNRLRPHLELLANIDPSPDAPPPTWEQLEKGLVAVKTVVHGLVDFIQNHSKKGADPQQPPQHSKYKTYMCRDMKQKGGCPRGASCTFAHSQEELEKYRKMNKRLAARLPGSGGLMPDEGLSLDVAVTRKPSPLTNGSGGPTLPQLIARGADTGPYDLLRKPKIEGGSPSAPGSPPESLDPLPKSGMPLPPHAMAHPRMPGDHLPGVKQMSVLPRGSPMYSQQQQLPEMYYPDTRPPPSASQYEPSQYPAGYTYQQPPQYVRGYVRNPPPPNESAGPPYQEPYPGYGPPERPYQAPHSGPPFSYPPPPHYDTRGRHGPYPGPPPPPQPYPSQRDDLVRMSPAPLDVPPPSAGQGGSLYHSEPTARDRYPPDGYYPPGAQPPPMRPYPREPPYGRSQPSLDYLHRRRQELISQLEERKVISPPPFAASPTLPHPFPSDYPSEYGEDSSKAFGKCREPDYAGQFSPWSCDTIGSYIGTKDAKPKEVMVPGTMEMMNVEAKGLREPSLEPPRRGAEVKDDDPIIPFGPQPTVSRFGAISRTSKTGYQTTGPVQAMASTPQNPNSKHMAMAAEYSYGNHGGWGGASYPSHQTASSSQGHFSERLPMAASDREQLKIELQQVNQQINQQTQMHSMEAASNSLLLQREASALAGQPVQPNQGQAAATTQQQQQQAKWPAGGASATAVSSEQLSLELHQVEREIGKRTREMAMESQVAHEVQQYKMKSAENGQPEHKTQLEEISLALGEVSNGSSSLQESGVGGSMLSLTSKTSSLSLCSEPGAGGSEMQKNGVVHS